The following are encoded together in the Buchnera aphidicola (Acyrthosiphon lactucae) genome:
- the mutS gene encoding DNA mismatch repair protein MutS produces the protein MKKKINIDSDIHNHTPMIKQYLSLKSKYPDMLLFYQMGDFYELFYKDAERISELLKITLTSKGYSNNKIVPMAGIPCHKSEYYLSKLVKLGESIAICNQEKETDYKNKLISRKVVRVITPGTITDEAFLEENEDNFIAAIWKENNQFGYSILDISLGFFGVSKIFYSGDLLSEIERTNPKEILYPENFSDVFLIENRKCIRKRPLLEFDLDTSYKLLNLQFKTCSLNGFGIEKDDFIIRAAGCLLQYAKLMHMSVLPNIRHLKYNYIEDSIFMNFSTRKNLEITQNILGEKKNTLSAILNKTVTSMGSRMLNRWLNSPLKDFNIVKNRHESVKTLRFFYKQLQPILRQVNDLERIYSRLYLHTASPHDFVRMRSTLEILPDLHLILKKIKLKHIKKIRLSIGYFKEILFLLKKAISLNPSPSIRDGGVIASFYNVQLDDLRSIKNNSKEYIKIFEQKEKKKLMIESFKIRFNKIIGYYIQVSKRHAHLIPEHYIRIQTLKNTERYSIPLLKKYEEKVSTSEVQCLFLEKKLYLEIFNIIEPFLEKLQNSALALSELDVLVNLSERAISLNYVCPIMSKKYGVSLLDSRHPVVECFLNTPFISNSVVLSKKQRMLIITGPNMGGKSTYMRQIALIVIMSWIGSFVPARYALIGPIDKIFTRIGSADDLSNGYSTFMMEMTEISNILHNATPNSLVLIDELGRGTSTNEGLSLAWSCSRYLMNHNKSMTLLSTHFFELTKLELIEKFVKNFHFTAIENNSNIAFLYKIKNGVSKKSYGISVASLSGLPNSVIENAKMKLIELENM, from the coding sequence ATGAAAAAAAAAATAAATATTGATAGTGATATTCATAACCACACTCCAATGATAAAACAGTATTTATCTTTAAAATCGAAATATCCTGATATGCTGCTATTTTATCAAATGGGTGATTTTTATGAGCTCTTTTATAAAGATGCTGAACGTATTTCTGAATTATTAAAAATTACTTTAACTAGTAAAGGATATTCAAATAATAAGATTGTACCTATGGCTGGAATTCCATGCCATAAGTCAGAATATTATTTGTCAAAACTTGTAAAATTAGGAGAATCTATTGCAATATGTAATCAAGAAAAAGAAACTGATTATAAAAATAAATTAATTTCTCGTAAAGTAGTTCGTGTAATTACGCCAGGAACTATTACCGATGAAGCATTTCTTGAGGAAAACGAAGATAATTTTATAGCTGCTATTTGGAAAGAAAATAATCAATTTGGATATTCTATTTTAGATATTTCTCTAGGTTTTTTTGGTGTCTCTAAAATTTTTTATTCTGGTGATTTACTTTCAGAAATTGAACGTACAAACCCTAAAGAAATACTTTATCCAGAAAATTTTTCAGATGTTTTTTTAATTGAAAACAGAAAATGTATTCGAAAACGTCCATTATTAGAATTTGATTTAGATACATCATATAAGTTGCTTAACTTACAATTTAAAACTTGTAGTTTAAATGGATTTGGTATAGAAAAAGATGATTTTATAATACGTGCTGCCGGTTGTTTATTACAATATGCTAAATTAATGCATATGTCTGTTCTCCCTAATATTCGTCATTTAAAATACAATTATATAGAAGATAGTATTTTTATGAATTTTAGTACGCGTAAAAATTTAGAAATTACTCAAAATATTTTAGGAGAAAAAAAAAATACTCTATCTGCGATATTAAATAAAACGGTGACATCTATGGGTAGTAGAATGTTAAATCGTTGGTTAAACTCACCATTGAAAGATTTTAACATAGTTAAAAATCGTCATGAAAGTGTTAAAACTTTACGGTTTTTTTATAAACAATTACAACCCATTCTTCGTCAAGTGAATGATTTAGAAAGAATTTATTCTCGTTTATATTTACATACTGCTTCACCTCATGATTTTGTACGTATGCGTTCTACATTAGAAATCTTGCCTGATTTACATTTAATATTAAAAAAAATTAAATTAAAACATATAAAAAAAATACGTTTATCTATTGGATATTTTAAAGAAATTTTGTTTTTATTAAAAAAAGCAATTAGTTTAAATCCATCTCCATCTATTCGAGATGGAGGTGTAATAGCTTCATTCTATAATGTTCAACTTGATGATTTACGATCTATTAAAAATAATTCTAAAGAATATATTAAAATTTTTGAACAGAAAGAAAAAAAAAAATTAATGATTGAATCATTTAAAATTAGATTTAATAAGATTATTGGTTATTATATTCAAGTGAGTAAACGTCATGCTCATTTAATTCCAGAACATTATATAAGAATACAAACATTAAAAAATACAGAACGTTATAGTATTCCTTTATTAAAAAAATATGAAGAAAAAGTTTCAACTTCAGAAGTTCAATGTTTATTTTTAGAAAAAAAATTGTATTTAGAAATCTTTAATATCATAGAACCTTTTTTAGAAAAATTACAAAATAGTGCATTAGCATTATCAGAATTAGATGTATTAGTAAATTTATCTGAACGTGCGATATCTTTAAATTATGTATGTCCTATTATGAGTAAAAAATATGGTGTTTCTTTATTAGATAGTCGACATCCTGTAGTGGAATGTTTTTTAAATACACCATTTATAAGCAATTCTGTTGTTTTATCAAAAAAGCAAAGAATGCTTATTATAACAGGTCCAAATATGGGCGGAAAAAGTACTTATATGCGTCAAATTGCTCTTATTGTAATTATGTCTTGGATAGGTAGTTTTGTTCCTGCGAGATATGCTCTAATTGGTCCAATTGATAAAATTTTTACGAGAATTGGTTCTGCAGATGATTTGAGTAATGGATATTCGACATTTATGATGGAAATGACAGAAATATCTAATATTCTGCATAATGCAACACCTAATAGTTTAGTTTTAATTGATGAATTAGGAAGAGGAACTTCAACTAATGAAGGATTGTCTTTAGCTTGGTCATGTTCAAGATATTTAATGAATCATAATAAATCTATGACACTATTATCTACACATTTTTTTGAGTTAACAAAATTAGAATTAATAGAAAAATTTGTAAAAAATTTTCATTTTACTGCTATTGAAAATAATTCAAATATAGCCTTTTTATATAAAATTAAAAATGGTGTATCAAAAAAAAGTTACGGTATATCAGTTGCTTCATTATCTGGATTGCCTAATAGCGTGATAGAAAACGCAAAAATGAAATTAATAGAACTGGAGAATATGTAA
- a CDS encoding DsbA family protein, translating to MKKILIILWTLILSCNVFAYEFKNGKEYTTKNKIISGIPNITEFFSFFCPYCYEFEKTHNTRYLIKNNIKKNISFQIYHVNFLGGKLSSILTKSWIIAQQIGIEKKIALPIFKGIQETHSINNLNNIKKIFKKEAGVNESTFNSFWNSLTLKILVQKQKKDIKKSHLENIPTMLINGKYLIDYSKIENIFKDNFSQKYINLIQFLINKK from the coding sequence ATGAAAAAAATATTAATTATATTATGGACTCTGATCTTATCTTGTAACGTTTTTGCTTATGAATTTAAAAATGGAAAAGAATATACTACAAAAAATAAAATCATATCTGGTATCCCTAATATAACAGAATTTTTTTCCTTTTTTTGTCCCTATTGTTATGAATTTGAAAAAACACATAACACAAGATATTTAATAAAAAACAATATTAAAAAAAATATAAGTTTTCAAATATATCACGTTAATTTTTTAGGAGGAAAATTAAGCTCTATTTTAACGAAATCTTGGATAATAGCACAACAAATTGGAATTGAAAAAAAAATTGCTCTACCTATTTTTAAAGGAATTCAAGAAACACATTCAATTAATAATCTTAATAATATAAAAAAAATATTTAAAAAAGAAGCAGGAGTTAACGAAAGTACATTCAATAGTTTTTGGAATAGTTTAACACTTAAAATATTAGTTCAAAAACAAAAAAAAGATATTAAAAAATCTCATTTAGAAAACATTCCAACAATGCTTATCAATGGAAAATATCTAATCGATTATTCAAAAATAGAAAATATTTTTAAAGATAATTTTTCTCAAAAATATATTAATTTAATACAATTTTTGATAAATAAAAAATAA
- a CDS encoding 5'-3' exonuclease, with protein sequence MNKIKNNPVIIIDGSLYLYSSYYAFRDFQNTSGEPFGAIYGMLKMIDNILKKYKNSKKFIIIFDSSKKTFRKKIFKEYKNNRPPMPNSLYIQIQPLFEILKKIGIKVLTIPGIEADDIIGSLSYKLEKKGEKILIISHDKDMLQLVTNDINIFNKKDNRIITPEIIKEKYGIKPKEFIDFLALMGDVSDNIPGVPKIGIKTALSLLKNFSNIKNIYNNIEKIKFLPFRNAKNIAIELKKNKEIAFLSYKLAKIKLDIPININFKDMILDKYSSQNTFQVFKNYIFKSKKNKKFLYK encoded by the coding sequence ATGAATAAAATAAAAAATAACCCTGTTATCATAATAGATGGAAGTTTATATTTATATTCATCTTATTATGCATTCCGTGATTTTCAAAATACTTCAGGAGAACCATTTGGAGCAATATATGGAATGTTAAAAATGATAGATAATATTTTAAAAAAATATAAAAATTCAAAAAAATTTATTATTATTTTTGATTCATCTAAAAAAACATTTAGGAAAAAAATATTTAAAGAATATAAAAACAATAGACCACCTATGCCGAATTCACTATATATTCAAATTCAACCTCTTTTTGAAATACTTAAAAAAATTGGTATTAAAGTATTAACTATTCCAGGAATTGAAGCAGATGATATTATCGGCAGTTTATCCTATAAATTAGAAAAAAAAGGAGAAAAAATATTAATTATAAGTCATGATAAAGACATGCTTCAACTTGTAACAAATGATATTAATATCTTTAATAAAAAAGATAATCGTATTATTACACCAGAAATAATAAAAGAAAAATATGGTATTAAGCCTAAAGAATTTATTGATTTTTTAGCTTTAATGGGAGATGTTTCTGATAATATTCCAGGAGTTCCTAAAATTGGAATTAAAACTGCATTATCTTTATTGAAAAATTTTTCTAATATTAAAAATATTTATAATAATATTGAAAAAATAAAATTTTTACCATTTCGAAACGCTAAGAATATTGCTATTGAACTAAAAAAAAATAAAGAAATAGCTTTTCTTTCTTATAAATTAGCAAAAATAAAATTAGATATTCCAATTAATATTAATTTTAAAGATATGATTTTAGATAAATATTCTTCTCAAAATACATTTCAAGTTTTTAAAAATTATATTTTTAAGTCAAAAAAAAATAAAAAATTTTTATATAAATAA
- the yihA gene encoding ribosome biogenesis GTP-binding protein YihA/YsxC, with translation MNSLDYNKTRFLKSYSKITDIEIQDGIEIAFIGYSNSGKSSAINALTNQKKLARFSKTPGRTQLINFFEVVSDLRIVDLPGYGYAKAPLLIREKWQKIVYDYLKKRNQIKGFVFLMDIRFPLKKLDQKIINIALHKKVSILVLLTKCDKLTINQQNIQVNTVYKKLNFLLDFFEILLFSSHKNIGIKELKLILNNWYNQYIILNK, from the coding sequence TTGAATTCATTAGACTATAATAAAACAAGATTTTTAAAAAGTTATTCAAAAATAACTGATATAGAAATTCAAGATGGTATTGAAATTGCTTTTATTGGTTATTCTAATTCAGGAAAATCTAGTGCTATTAATGCATTAACTAATCAAAAAAAATTAGCTCGTTTTAGTAAAACTCCTGGAAGAACTCAATTAATTAATTTTTTTGAAGTAGTTTCAGATCTAAGAATAGTTGATCTACCGGGATATGGTTATGCTAAAGCGCCTTTATTAATAAGAGAAAAGTGGCAAAAAATAGTATATGATTATTTAAAAAAAAGAAATCAAATTAAAGGTTTTGTATTTCTAATGGATATCAGATTTCCATTAAAAAAACTCGATCAAAAAATAATTAATATAGCCTTACATAAAAAAGTTTCGATCTTAGTATTGTTAACTAAATGTGATAAATTAACAATAAATCAACAAAATATTCAAGTTAATACAGTATATAAAAAATTAAATTTTTTATTAGATTTTTTTGAAATTTTATTATTTTCGTCTCATAAAAATATTGGTATTAAAGAATTAAAATTAATTTTAAATAATTGGTATAACCAGTATATTATTTTAAATAAATAA
- the typA gene encoding translational GTPase TypA — translation MHHNIRNIAIIAHVDHGKTTLLDKLLQQSGTFQEHEEKTERIMDSNDLEKERGITILSKNTSIKWKNYKINIVDTPGHADFGGEVERVMSMVDSVLLVVDALDGPMPQTRFVTKKAFKYGLNPIVVINKIDRINSRPDWVVDQIFDLFVNLDANDQQLDFPIIYTSAVLGTSGIDYLKMKNNMIPLYESIIRYAPAPNVNPNYKFQMQISQLDYDNYLGVVGVGRIKQGYIKPNDQVTIIDNLGKNYNGKINKVLNYFGLKRIEISKGNAGDIIAVTGINNLKISDTICHPDNLQSLPALSIDEPTVNMFFSVNTSPFSGKEGKYITSRQILARLKKETMHNVALQIKETQDANIFSVSGRGELHLSILIENMRREGFEFQVSRPKIIFRIIDGVQKEPFEYVTLDIEEKNQGSIMQFIGTRKGELKNMIMDGKGRVRLEYILSSRALIGFRTEFMSLTSGTGLFYSSFSHYGNLQKNNIGQRKNGVLISNSMGMAVGFSLFNLQERGKLFIGHGAQVYEGQIIGLHNRSNDLTVNCLTGKKLTNMRASGTDEAIVLTTAINLTLEEAIGFINDDELVEITPHSIRLRKFYLKENERKRANRNKKD, via the coding sequence ATGCATCACAATATAAGAAATATAGCAATTATAGCACATGTTGATCATGGAAAAACTACATTACTTGATAAACTATTACAGCAATCAGGAACATTTCAAGAACATGAAGAAAAAACTGAAAGAATCATGGATTCTAATGATTTAGAAAAAGAACGAGGCATTACAATTTTATCTAAAAACACTTCTATTAAATGGAAAAATTATAAAATAAATATAGTAGATACTCCGGGACATGCTGATTTTGGTGGTGAAGTAGAACGCGTAATGTCTATGGTGGATTCAGTTCTTTTAGTAGTAGATGCTTTAGATGGACCAATGCCACAAACACGATTTGTTACTAAAAAAGCATTTAAATATGGTTTAAATCCTATAGTTGTTATCAATAAAATTGATAGAATTAATTCTCGTCCTGACTGGGTAGTAGATCAAATTTTTGATCTTTTTGTTAACTTAGATGCAAATGATCAACAACTTGATTTTCCTATTATTTACACATCTGCTGTTCTTGGAACTTCAGGAATAGATTATCTAAAAATGAAAAATAACATGATTCCATTATATGAATCTATTATTCGATATGCTCCTGCTCCTAATGTTAATCCTAATTATAAATTTCAAATGCAAATCTCACAACTTGATTATGATAATTATCTAGGAGTTGTAGGCGTTGGTCGAATTAAACAAGGATATATTAAGCCTAACGATCAAGTGACTATTATTGATAATCTTGGAAAAAATTATAATGGAAAAATTAATAAAGTTTTGAATTATTTTGGATTGAAAAGAATAGAAATTAGTAAAGGAAATGCAGGAGATATAATTGCTGTTACAGGTATTAATAACCTAAAAATTTCTGATACAATTTGTCATCCAGATAATTTACAATCTCTACCAGCATTAAGTATAGATGAACCTACAGTAAATATGTTTTTTTCAGTAAATACTTCACCTTTTTCAGGAAAAGAGGGCAAATATATTACATCACGTCAAATTTTGGCACGATTAAAAAAAGAAACCATGCATAATGTTGCTTTACAAATTAAAGAAACTCAAGATGCAAATATTTTTTCCGTCTCTGGACGTGGTGAATTACATTTATCTATATTAATTGAAAATATGCGTCGTGAAGGATTTGAGTTTCAAGTGTCTCGTCCAAAAATTATCTTTCGTATAATTGATGGAGTCCAAAAAGAACCATTTGAATATGTAACTTTAGATATTGAAGAAAAAAATCAAGGCAGTATTATGCAATTTATAGGTACAAGGAAAGGTGAATTAAAAAATATGATTATGGATGGAAAAGGAAGAGTACGACTTGAATATATATTATCTAGTAGAGCATTAATTGGTTTTCGTACAGAATTTATGAGTTTAACTTCTGGAACAGGACTTTTCTATTCATCTTTTAGTCACTATGGTAATCTTCAAAAAAATAATATTGGACAAAGAAAAAATGGAGTTTTAATATCTAATAGTATGGGTATGGCTGTTGGTTTTTCTCTATTTAACTTACAGGAAAGAGGAAAGTTATTTATAGGACATGGCGCTCAAGTATATGAAGGACAAATTATAGGACTTCACAATCGATCTAATGATTTAACAGTTAATTGTTTAACTGGAAAAAAATTAACTAATATGAGAGCCTCTGGAACAGATGAAGCAATAGTTTTAACAACAGCTATCAATTTAACATTAGAAGAAGCTATAGGATTTATCAATGATGATGAACTTGTAGAAATTACACCTCATTCCATACGATTACGTAAATTTTATTTAAAAGAAAACGAAAGAAAAAGAGCTAACCGTAATAAAAAAGATTGA
- the gmk gene encoding guanylate kinase: MSQGILFIISAPSGTGKSSLIQGLLKSKNLYNVQVSISHTTRIIRPGELHGKHYYFISKKEFQIMIKQESFLEYAKVFSNYYGTSRQSIEEMLFSGIDVFLDIDWQGAKQIKCKMPKSKSIFLLPPSKDTLYKRLRERGQDSDVVIANRMEKAVDEMKHYSEYDYLIINDDFKKAVNDLTTIITAEHLCLFHQKNKYDLLISNLLKR; encoded by the coding sequence ATGTCTCAAGGTATTCTTTTTATTATTTCAGCTCCAAGTGGAACAGGAAAATCAAGTTTAATTCAAGGATTATTAAAGTCAAAAAATTTATATAATGTACAAGTATCTATTTCTCATACCACTCGAATTATACGACCCGGTGAATTACATGGAAAACATTATTATTTTATATCTAAAAAAGAATTTCAAATTATGATTAAACAAGAATCTTTTTTAGAATATGCTAAAGTTTTTAGTAATTATTATGGAACTTCTCGTCAATCTATTGAAGAAATGTTATTTTCTGGAATTGATGTTTTTCTCGATATTGATTGGCAAGGAGCTAAGCAAATTAAATGCAAAATGCCAAAATCAAAAAGTATCTTTTTATTACCACCATCTAAAGATACATTATATAAAAGACTAAGAGAAAGAGGTCAAGATAGTGATGTGGTAATTGCAAATAGAATGGAAAAAGCAGTAGATGAAATGAAACATTATTCAGAATATGATTATCTAATTATTAATGATGATTTTAAAAAAGCAGTAAATGATTTAACAACAATTATTACTGCTGAACATTTATGTTTATTTCATCAGAAAAATAAATATGATTTATTAATTTCTAATTTATTAAAACGTTAA
- the ygfZ gene encoding tRNA-modifying protein YgfZ: MSSFISLQNLVYPSHELSLTMILLEEWSLTYVEGIDSKKYLQSQLTIDMNLLSKTHHTLCAYCNFNGKVSSTMHLFHYQKGYGYIQRKSISKIQIEEIHKYSIFSKIKINELNNMFLVGFAGLNARSFLLNFFIKIPDKNCSVIHENNTTILWYREPSERFLLVLSFSDFLILKRKINENIFFNNSKQWLLLDMEAGFPIIDKICSKRFTPQAINLDKLNAISFKKGCYYGQETIARIFFKKINKYFLCYLTSTGNIFPEIGVFIETQINNKWCKIGVLLSIVYVKSQEIHIQVVLRKSIDVNNSFRIYGFKNIFLIRN, from the coding sequence ATGTCATCATTTATATCGTTACAAAACCTAGTTTATCCTTCACATGAATTATCATTAACAATGATATTACTAGAAGAGTGGTCTTTAACTTATGTAGAAGGTATTGATAGTAAAAAATATCTTCAAAGTCAATTAACTATTGATATGAATTTATTGTCTAAAACTCATCATACACTTTGTGCATACTGTAATTTTAATGGAAAAGTATCAAGCACTATGCATTTATTTCATTATCAAAAAGGTTATGGTTATATTCAACGAAAAAGTATTTCTAAAATTCAAATTGAAGAAATCCATAAATATTCTATTTTTTCAAAAATAAAAATAAATGAATTAAATAATATGTTTTTAGTTGGATTTGCAGGATTAAATGCTAGATCATTTTTATTGAATTTTTTTATTAAAATACCAGATAAAAATTGTTCAGTAATTCATGAAAATAATACAACAATATTATGGTATAGAGAACCGTCTGAACGATTTTTATTAGTTTTATCTTTTTCAGATTTTTTAATTTTAAAAAGAAAAATTAATGAAAATATATTTTTTAACAACAGCAAACAGTGGTTATTATTAGATATGGAAGCAGGATTTCCTATTATTGATAAAATATGTTCTAAAAGATTTACACCACAGGCAATTAATTTAGATAAGCTTAATGCTATAAGTTTTAAAAAAGGATGTTATTATGGACAAGAAACAATAGCTCGAATATTTTTTAAAAAAATAAATAAATATTTTTTATGTTATTTAACAAGTACAGGGAATATTTTTCCTGAAATAGGTGTATTTATTGAAACACAGATAAACAATAAATGGTGTAAAATTGGTGTATTATTATCTATAGTTTATGTTAAATCTCAAGAAATTCATATACAGGTAGTTTTACGTAAATCTATAGATGTAAATAATTCATTCAGAATATATGGATTTAAAAACATTTTTTTAATAAGAAATTAG
- the prfB gene encoding peptide chain release factor 2 (programmed frameshift), with product MLEKNMLTNQIKNIKKRIQDLKRYLDYNKKTIRLSEINLELLLPETWENQISIKKLNKEKYLLSSIIKNIDEIEEIIKETIIFLELAVETGDNIVLKDSFTEIQKIEKRIKKLEFYRMFSKKNDSCNCYIDIQSGSGGTEAQDWSKMLLRMYLRWAEKKGFQIEIIHESMGEIVGIKSSTIKVIGEYAFGWLRTETGIHRLIRKSPFDSGNRRHTSFSSVFIYPDIDDKICVNINSSDLRIDVYRASGAGGQHVNRTESAVRITHLPTNLVTQCQNNRSQHKNKEQAIKQMKSKLYEMQIRKKQKEKQQLEKNKSDITWGNQIRSYILDHSKIKDLRTGIEKNHVQSVLDGDLDDFIEQSLIIGL from the exons ATGCTAGAAAAAAATATGCTAACTAATCAAATTAAAAATATTAAAAAAAGAATACAAGATCTTAAGAGGTATCTT GACTATAATAAAAAAACAATACGTCTTTCAGAAATTAATTTAGAACTATTATTACCTGAAACATGGGAAAATCAGATATCTATAAAAAAACTTAATAAAGAAAAATATTTGTTAAGTTCTATAATTAAAAATATTGATGAAATAGAAGAAATTATAAAAGAAACGATTATTTTTTTAGAATTAGCAGTAGAAACAGGAGATAATATAGTATTAAAAGACTCTTTTACAGAAATACAAAAAATAGAAAAAAGAATAAAAAAACTTGAATTTTATCGCATGTTTTCTAAAAAAAATGACAGTTGTAATTGTTATATTGATATACAATCTGGTTCAGGAGGAACAGAAGCACAAGATTGGTCTAAAATGTTACTTAGAATGTATTTAAGATGGGCTGAAAAAAAAGGGTTTCAGATAGAAATAATTCACGAATCTATGGGAGAAATAGTTGGTATTAAATCTTCTACTATTAAAGTAATTGGAGAATATGCTTTTGGATGGTTACGAACAGAAACAGGAATACATCGATTAATTAGAAAAAGTCCTTTTGATTCTGGGAATCGACGTCATACTTCTTTTAGTTCGGTTTTTATATATCCAGATATAGATGATAAAATTTGTGTAAATATTAATTCTTCTGATCTAAGAATTGACGTTTATAGAGCATCTGGAGCCGGAGGTCAACATGTAAATAGAACAGAATCAGCTGTTCGTATTACTCATTTGCCTACAAATCTTGTTACTCAATGTCAGAATAATCGTTCTCAACATAAGAATAAGGAACAAGCAATAAAACAAATGAAGTCAAAATTATACGAAATGCAAATCAGAAAAAAACAAAAAGAAAAACAACAACTCGAAAAAAATAAATCAGATATAACCTGGGGAAATCAAATACGCTCATATATATTAGATCATTCAAAAATTAAAGATCTTCGTACTGGAATTGAAAAAAATCATGTTCAATCTGTTTTAGATGGTGATCTAGATGATTTTATTGAACAAAGCTTAATAATTGGATTATAA
- the lysS gene encoding lysine--tRNA ligase yields MLEIKKKNNDNGNISNNEMTSREKKLINMKKKGFSFPNNFRRNTTSKKIYKKHQKKDRNELKISNIEVSIAGRMIQRRIMGKASFFTLQDMEGKIQIYINEKNISSEFYNTHFKKWDIGDILGVIGILFKTKTGELSVHCQNIKILNKSLKSLPDKFHGLSNQEIRYRQRYLDLISNNKLHDIFKKRSNIIMAIRNFMIKNDFLEVETPMLQSIPGGANARPFITYHNEINAKMYLRIAPELYLKKLIIGGFERIFELNRNFRNEGVSARHNPEFTMMEAYIAYSNYEDMMILIENLFKSITKFLFNDNKIIFNKNNFDFSQPFHRLTMKNAILQFNPKITLSDLNDFKKIKKIAKSIGIKVKKQWGNGQIENEIFEKTVEKKLIQPTFITQYPVEVSPLARRNDINPDTTDRFELFIAGYEIGNGFSELNDVEDQKTRFLNQIKKANKEENKNMFYDEDYIEALKYGLPPTSGLGIGIDRLIMILTDQISIRDVILFPTLRSFKK; encoded by the coding sequence ATGTTAGAAATAAAAAAAAAGAATAATGATAATGGTAATATTTCTAATAATGAAATGACAAGTAGAGAAAAAAAACTTATTAATATGAAAAAAAAAGGATTTTCTTTTCCAAATAATTTCAGAAGAAATACAACTTCAAAAAAAATTTATAAAAAACATCAAAAAAAAGATAGAAACGAACTTAAAATATCAAATATTGAAGTTTCTATTGCTGGTCGTATGATACAAAGACGTATTATGGGAAAAGCTTCTTTTTTTACACTACAAGATATGGAAGGGAAAATACAAATTTATATAAATGAAAAAAACATATCATCTGAATTTTATAATACTCATTTCAAAAAATGGGACATTGGAGATATTTTAGGTGTAATTGGAATATTATTTAAAACTAAAACAGGAGAATTATCTGTTCATTGTCAAAATATTAAAATACTCAATAAGTCTTTAAAATCTTTACCAGATAAATTTCATGGTTTATCTAATCAAGAAATACGTTATCGACAAAGATATCTCGATTTAATTAGTAATAATAAATTACATGATATTTTTAAAAAACGTTCTAATATTATTATGGCAATTCGTAATTTCATGATAAAAAATGATTTTTTAGAAGTAGAAACTCCAATGTTACAAAGTATTCCTGGAGGAGCAAATGCTCGTCCTTTTATTACTTATCATAATGAAATAAATGCTAAAATGTATTTAAGAATAGCTCCTGAATTATATTTAAAAAAATTAATTATTGGTGGTTTTGAACGTATTTTTGAACTTAATAGAAATTTTCGAAATGAGGGAGTATCAGCTCGTCACAATCCAGAATTTACTATGATGGAAGCATACATTGCATATTCTAACTATGAAGACATGATGATATTAATCGAAAATCTTTTTAAAAGTATTACTAAATTTCTTTTTAACGATAATAAAATTATATTTAATAAAAATAATTTTGATTTTAGTCAACCATTTCATAGATTAACTATGAAAAATGCTATTCTTCAATTTAATCCCAAAATTACCTTATCTGATTTAAATGATTTTAAAAAGATAAAAAAAATTGCAAAATCTATAGGTATAAAAGTAAAAAAACAATGGGGAAACGGTCAAATAGAAAATGAAATTTTTGAAAAAACAGTAGAAAAAAAATTAATACAACCAACTTTTATTACTCAGTATCCAGTAGAAGTTTCTCCATTAGCAAGACGTAATGACATTAATCCAGACACAACTGATAGATTTGAACTTTTTATTGCTGGATATGAAATAGGAAATGGATTTTCAGAACTAAATGATGTAGAAGATCAAAAAACACGATTTTTAAATCAAATTAAAAAAGCAAATAAGGAAGAAAATAAAAATATGTTTTATGATGAAGATTATATAGAAGCATTAAAATATGGTTTACCACCAACATCAGGATTAGGAATTGGAATAGATCGTTTAATTATGATATTAACTGATCAAATTAGTATTCGTGATGTAATTTTATTTCCAACACTTCGTTCTTTTAAAAAATAA